In a single window of the Prinia subflava isolate CZ2003 ecotype Zambia chromosome 3, Cam_Psub_1.2, whole genome shotgun sequence genome:
- the USP16 gene encoding ubiquitin carboxyl-terminal hydrolase 16 isoform X4, which translates to MKHQDQIPTVWFSVWTTGVCDRCYLCDNEVPYKTSSLLGQTVDFVRKQVGIDSSHAEKQENKEVENKKIEKDSKNEQEKEVSLEKNPHSTANGEVTVKGLSNLGNTCFFNAVMQNLSQTPALRELLKEAKMPGTTVQIDSPDLCKEPQLIKLDQPGPLTLAMHQFVTEMQETKKGVVTPKELFAQVCKKAIRFKGYQQQDSHELLRYLLDGMRAEEIQQISVGILKALSDSNSQNEELKKKIKEYEKKKGIQSFVDRIFGGELTSTIMCEECRTVSLVHESFLDLSLPVLDVQKVKITKRENIKKNKEKEYEEDKISDHYLKQKDEPPGTSKHLQKKAKKQARKQAKSQRRQQKLHGKMLHLTDLCATEQPERDVEYNQESETEISSEILGKKQEEEPSHDCKDHCLTKKDLSMQGNSTEIQSRHENTGEPEQECEENESLTDLCMEGTDSPVKFVNGLDNPCLKEKDDDSEDEEELTMDFSKLHLGASECDTSTLDGLQPVPDKTCEVSTENPEIAFCTLANREELNPEEDSIHHCLYQFTRNETLSETNKLLCDVCTQRHCGPKNNIKSEKKCVYTNAKKQMLISLAPPILTLHLKRFQQAGFNLQKVNRHIKFPEVIDLAPFCTAKCKNVAEGNTKVLYSLYGVVEHSGTMRSGHYTAYVKMRAMNSHLSDLVLRGQSQALETEPVKGQWFHISDTHVQPVSVSKVLSSQAYLLFYERLL; encoded by the exons ATGAAACACCAAGATCAGATCCCCACTGTTTGGTTCTCAGTTTGGACAACTGGAGTGTGTG ACAGGTGCTACCTATGTGATAATGAAGTTCCATATAAAACTTCAAGCCTTTTGGGCCAGACTGTGGATTTTGTTAGAAAACAAGTTGGTATTGACTCATCACATGCAG aaaaacaagagaacaaagaagttgaaaataaaaaaatagaaaaagacagcaaaaatgagcaagaaaaagaagtttcacttgaaaaaaatcctcattcaACTGCAAATGGAGAAGTCACTGTGAAAGGACTTAGTAACTTGGGGAATACATGTTTCTTTAATGCAGTGATGCAG AATTTATCACAAACTCCAGCCCTGAGGGAGCTGCTTAAAGAAGCTAAAATGCCTGGCACAACAGTTCAAATTGACTCGCCTGACCTGTGCAAG GAACCTCAGCTAATAAAACTAGATCAGCCAGGTCCTTTAACACTAGCCATGCATCAGTTTGTGACAGAAATGCAAGAGACAAAAAAAGGGGTGGTGACTCCTAAGGAACTTTTTGCTCAGGTTTGTAAGAA GGCAATACGATTCAAAGGTTATCAACAGCAAGACAGTCATGAATTGCTTCGTTACTTACTTGACGGAATGAGAGCAGAAGAAATCCAG CAAATAAGTGTTGGAATACTAAAGGCGCTGAGTGACTCTAACAGCCAAAATGAagaacttaaaaagaaaattaaag aatatgaaaagaaaaagggtaTACAAAGTTTTGTAGATCGAATCTTTGGTGGAGAATTAACCAGCACAATTATGTGTGAGGAATGCAGAACT GTATCCTTGGTCCATGAGTCTTTCCTTGATTTGTCACTTCCTGTACTAGATGTTCAG aaagtgaaaattacaaagagagaaaacattaaaaaaaacaaagaaaaggagtatGAAGAGGATAAAATCAGTGACCATTACCTTAAGCAGAAAGATGAGCCCCCTGGTACGAGTAAGCACCttcagaaaaaagcaaaaaaacaggCCAGAAAACAAGCCAAG AGCCAACGCCGGCAGCAAAAACTTCACGGAAAGATGCTTCACCTGACAGATCTCTGCGCCACCGAACAGCCAGAGAGAGATGTGGAGTACAACCAAGAATCAGAGACTGAAATAAGCTCTGAAATTCTTGGTAAGAAGCAAGAAGAGGAACCATCACATGATTGCAAAGATCACTGCTTAACTAAGAAAGACTTGAGCATGCAGGGAAATAGCACAGAAATTCAGAGCAGGCATGAAAACACAGGAGAGCCAGAACAAGAGTGTGAAGAGAACGAGTCTCTCACGGATCTGTGTATGGAAGGCACAGATTCTCCTGTGAAGTTTGTCAATGGCCTTGACAACCCGTGTTTGAAAGAGAAGGATGATGACAGTGAAGATGAGGAAGAGCTTACTATGGACTTTTCAAAACTCCACTTGGGTGCCAGTGAATGTGACACGAGTACCTTGGATGGCCTTCAGCCTGTTCCTGACAAGACGTGCGAAGTATCCACGGAGAACCCCGAAATAGCATTTTGTACTCTGGCAAACAGGGAAGAGCTGAACCCTGAGGAAGATTCAATTCATCACTGTTTGTATCAATTTACCCGTAATGAAACACTTTCTGAGACCAATAAACTGCTGTGTGATGTGTGTACACAAAGGCATTGTGGACCAAAGAACAACATAAAAA gtGAAAAGAAGTGTGTTTATACTAACGCCAAAAAGCAGATGCTCATCTCTCTAGCTCCTCCAATTTTAACCCTTCATTTGAAGAGGTTTCAGCAG GCTGGATTTAATCTGCAGAAGGTTAACAGGCATATCAAGTTCCCAGAAGTGATAGACTTGGCTCCTTTCTGTACAGCTAAATGTAAA AACGTGGCTGAAGGGAATACAAAGGTCTTGTACTCTCTCTATGGAGTTGTTGAACACAGTGGAACAATGAGGTCTGGGCACTACACTGCCTATGTTAAAATGAGAGCTATGAACAGCCACCTCTCTGATCTTGTCCTTCGAGGACAATCTCAAG cTTTAGAAACTGAGCCAGTCAAAGGTCAGTGGTTTCACATCAGTGATACTCACGTACAACCAGTCTCTGTGTCCAAAGTGCTGAGCTCCCAAGCCTATCTTCTGTTCTATGAGAGGCTCCTGTAA
- the USP16 gene encoding ubiquitin carboxyl-terminal hydrolase 16 isoform X3, with protein sequence MKHQDQIPTVWFSVWTTGVCDRCYLCDNEVPYKTSSLLGQTVDFVRKQVGIDSSHAVEKQENKEVENKKIEKDSKNEQEKEVSLEKNPHSTANGEVTVKGLSNLGNTCFFNAVMQNLSQTPALRELLKEAKMPGTTVQIDSPDLCKEPQLIKLDQPGPLTLAMHQFVTEMQETKKGVVTPKELFAQVCKKAIRFKGYQQQDSHELLRYLLDGMRAEEIQQISVGILKALSDSNSQNEELKKKIKEYEKKKGIQSFVDRIFGGELTSTIMCEECRTVSLVHESFLDLSLPVLDVQKVKITKRENIKKNKEKEYEEDKISDHYLKQKDEPPGTSKHLQKKAKKQARKQAKSQRRQQKLHGKMLHLTDLCATEQPERDVEYNQESETEISSEILGKKQEEEPSHDCKDHCLTKKDLSMQGNSTEIQSRHENTGEPEQECEENESLTDLCMEGTDSPVKFVNGLDNPCLKEKDDDSEDEEELTMDFSKLHLGASECDTSTLDGLQPVPDKTCEVSTENPEIAFCTLANREELNPEEDSIHHCLYQFTRNETLSETNKLLCDVCTQRHCGPKNNIKSEKKCVYTNAKKQMLISLAPPILTLHLKRFQQAGFNLQKVNRHIKFPEVIDLAPFCTAKCKNVAEGNTKVLYSLYGVVEHSGTMRSGHYTAYVKMRAMNSHLSDLVLRGQSQALETEPVKGQWFHISDTHVQPVSVSKVLSSQAYLLFYERLL encoded by the exons ATGAAACACCAAGATCAGATCCCCACTGTTTGGTTCTCAGTTTGGACAACTGGAGTGTGTG ACAGGTGCTACCTATGTGATAATGAAGTTCCATATAAAACTTCAAGCCTTTTGGGCCAGACTGTGGATTTTGTTAGAAAACAAGTTGGTATTGACTCATCACATGCAG tagaaaaacaagagaacaaagaagttgaaaataaaaaaatagaaaaagacagcaaaaatgagcaagaaaaagaagtttcacttgaaaaaaatcctcattcaACTGCAAATGGAGAAGTCACTGTGAAAGGACTTAGTAACTTGGGGAATACATGTTTCTTTAATGCAGTGATGCAG AATTTATCACAAACTCCAGCCCTGAGGGAGCTGCTTAAAGAAGCTAAAATGCCTGGCACAACAGTTCAAATTGACTCGCCTGACCTGTGCAAG GAACCTCAGCTAATAAAACTAGATCAGCCAGGTCCTTTAACACTAGCCATGCATCAGTTTGTGACAGAAATGCAAGAGACAAAAAAAGGGGTGGTGACTCCTAAGGAACTTTTTGCTCAGGTTTGTAAGAA GGCAATACGATTCAAAGGTTATCAACAGCAAGACAGTCATGAATTGCTTCGTTACTTACTTGACGGAATGAGAGCAGAAGAAATCCAG CAAATAAGTGTTGGAATACTAAAGGCGCTGAGTGACTCTAACAGCCAAAATGAagaacttaaaaagaaaattaaag aatatgaaaagaaaaagggtaTACAAAGTTTTGTAGATCGAATCTTTGGTGGAGAATTAACCAGCACAATTATGTGTGAGGAATGCAGAACT GTATCCTTGGTCCATGAGTCTTTCCTTGATTTGTCACTTCCTGTACTAGATGTTCAG aaagtgaaaattacaaagagagaaaacattaaaaaaaacaaagaaaaggagtatGAAGAGGATAAAATCAGTGACCATTACCTTAAGCAGAAAGATGAGCCCCCTGGTACGAGTAAGCACCttcagaaaaaagcaaaaaaacaggCCAGAAAACAAGCCAAG AGCCAACGCCGGCAGCAAAAACTTCACGGAAAGATGCTTCACCTGACAGATCTCTGCGCCACCGAACAGCCAGAGAGAGATGTGGAGTACAACCAAGAATCAGAGACTGAAATAAGCTCTGAAATTCTTGGTAAGAAGCAAGAAGAGGAACCATCACATGATTGCAAAGATCACTGCTTAACTAAGAAAGACTTGAGCATGCAGGGAAATAGCACAGAAATTCAGAGCAGGCATGAAAACACAGGAGAGCCAGAACAAGAGTGTGAAGAGAACGAGTCTCTCACGGATCTGTGTATGGAAGGCACAGATTCTCCTGTGAAGTTTGTCAATGGCCTTGACAACCCGTGTTTGAAAGAGAAGGATGATGACAGTGAAGATGAGGAAGAGCTTACTATGGACTTTTCAAAACTCCACTTGGGTGCCAGTGAATGTGACACGAGTACCTTGGATGGCCTTCAGCCTGTTCCTGACAAGACGTGCGAAGTATCCACGGAGAACCCCGAAATAGCATTTTGTACTCTGGCAAACAGGGAAGAGCTGAACCCTGAGGAAGATTCAATTCATCACTGTTTGTATCAATTTACCCGTAATGAAACACTTTCTGAGACCAATAAACTGCTGTGTGATGTGTGTACACAAAGGCATTGTGGACCAAAGAACAACATAAAAA gtGAAAAGAAGTGTGTTTATACTAACGCCAAAAAGCAGATGCTCATCTCTCTAGCTCCTCCAATTTTAACCCTTCATTTGAAGAGGTTTCAGCAG GCTGGATTTAATCTGCAGAAGGTTAACAGGCATATCAAGTTCCCAGAAGTGATAGACTTGGCTCCTTTCTGTACAGCTAAATGTAAA AACGTGGCTGAAGGGAATACAAAGGTCTTGTACTCTCTCTATGGAGTTGTTGAACACAGTGGAACAATGAGGTCTGGGCACTACACTGCCTATGTTAAAATGAGAGCTATGAACAGCCACCTCTCTGATCTTGTCCTTCGAGGACAATCTCAAG cTTTAGAAACTGAGCCAGTCAAAGGTCAGTGGTTTCACATCAGTGATACTCACGTACAACCAGTCTCTGTGTCCAAAGTGCTGAGCTCCCAAGCCTATCTTCTGTTCTATGAGAGGCTCCTGTAA
- the USP16 gene encoding ubiquitin carboxyl-terminal hydrolase 16 isoform X2: MGKKRIKGKTAQSDESPDILKPVCKHIPKGVDQGHVRKALQNVDWHVCQDCQADSKTQEKAEEEETDEGPSIWLCLKCGHRGCGRNSPDQHALKHYETPRSDPHCLVLSLDNWSVWCYLCDNEVPYKTSSLLGQTVDFVRKQVGIDSSHAEKQENKEVENKKIEKDSKNEQEKEVSLEKNPHSTANGEVTVKGLSNLGNTCFFNAVMQNLSQTPALRELLKEAKMPGTTVQIDSPDLCKEPQLIKLDQPGPLTLAMHQFVTEMQETKKGVVTPKELFAQVCKKAIRFKGYQQQDSHELLRYLLDGMRAEEIQQISVGILKALSDSNSQNEELKKKIKEYEKKKGIQSFVDRIFGGELTSTIMCEECRTVSLVHESFLDLSLPVLDVQKVKITKRENIKKNKEKEYEEDKISDHYLKQKDEPPGTSKHLQKKAKKQARKQAKSQRRQQKLHGKMLHLTDLCATEQPERDVEYNQESETEISSEILGKKQEEEPSHDCKDHCLTKKDLSMQGNSTEIQSRHENTGEPEQECEENESLTDLCMEGTDSPVKFVNGLDNPCLKEKDDDSEDEEELTMDFSKLHLGASECDTSTLDGLQPVPDKTCEVSTENPEIAFCTLANREELNPEEDSIHHCLYQFTRNETLSETNKLLCDVCTQRHCGPKNNIKSEKKCVYTNAKKQMLISLAPPILTLHLKRFQQAGFNLQKVNRHIKFPEVIDLAPFCTAKCKNVAEGNTKVLYSLYGVVEHSGTMRSGHYTAYVKMRAMNSHLSDLVLRGQSQALETEPVKGQWFHISDTHVQPVSVSKVLSSQAYLLFYERLL; the protein is encoded by the exons ATGGGAAAGAAACGCATCAAAGGCAAAACTGCACAGTCTGATGAGTCTCCGGATATACTGA AACCTGTGTGCAAGCATATTCCTAAAGGAGTGGACCAAGGGCATGTGAGAAAGGCCCTGCAGAATGTGGACTGGCATGTTTGTCAGGACTGCCAGGCAGACAGCAAGACACaagagaaggctgaggaggaggagactgATGAAGGCCCTTCCATATGGTTATGCCTCAAATGTGGCCATAGG GGCTGTGGCAGAAATTCTCCAGACCAGCATGCTTTAAAGCATTATGAAACACCAAGATCAGATCCCCACTGTTTGGTTCTCAGTTTGGACAACTGGAGTGTGTG GTGCTACCTATGTGATAATGAAGTTCCATATAAAACTTCAAGCCTTTTGGGCCAGACTGTGGATTTTGTTAGAAAACAAGTTGGTATTGACTCATCACATGCAG aaaaacaagagaacaaagaagttgaaaataaaaaaatagaaaaagacagcaaaaatgagcaagaaaaagaagtttcacttgaaaaaaatcctcattcaACTGCAAATGGAGAAGTCACTGTGAAAGGACTTAGTAACTTGGGGAATACATGTTTCTTTAATGCAGTGATGCAG AATTTATCACAAACTCCAGCCCTGAGGGAGCTGCTTAAAGAAGCTAAAATGCCTGGCACAACAGTTCAAATTGACTCGCCTGACCTGTGCAAG GAACCTCAGCTAATAAAACTAGATCAGCCAGGTCCTTTAACACTAGCCATGCATCAGTTTGTGACAGAAATGCAAGAGACAAAAAAAGGGGTGGTGACTCCTAAGGAACTTTTTGCTCAGGTTTGTAAGAA GGCAATACGATTCAAAGGTTATCAACAGCAAGACAGTCATGAATTGCTTCGTTACTTACTTGACGGAATGAGAGCAGAAGAAATCCAG CAAATAAGTGTTGGAATACTAAAGGCGCTGAGTGACTCTAACAGCCAAAATGAagaacttaaaaagaaaattaaag aatatgaaaagaaaaagggtaTACAAAGTTTTGTAGATCGAATCTTTGGTGGAGAATTAACCAGCACAATTATGTGTGAGGAATGCAGAACT GTATCCTTGGTCCATGAGTCTTTCCTTGATTTGTCACTTCCTGTACTAGATGTTCAG aaagtgaaaattacaaagagagaaaacattaaaaaaaacaaagaaaaggagtatGAAGAGGATAAAATCAGTGACCATTACCTTAAGCAGAAAGATGAGCCCCCTGGTACGAGTAAGCACCttcagaaaaaagcaaaaaaacaggCCAGAAAACAAGCCAAG AGCCAACGCCGGCAGCAAAAACTTCACGGAAAGATGCTTCACCTGACAGATCTCTGCGCCACCGAACAGCCAGAGAGAGATGTGGAGTACAACCAAGAATCAGAGACTGAAATAAGCTCTGAAATTCTTGGTAAGAAGCAAGAAGAGGAACCATCACATGATTGCAAAGATCACTGCTTAACTAAGAAAGACTTGAGCATGCAGGGAAATAGCACAGAAATTCAGAGCAGGCATGAAAACACAGGAGAGCCAGAACAAGAGTGTGAAGAGAACGAGTCTCTCACGGATCTGTGTATGGAAGGCACAGATTCTCCTGTGAAGTTTGTCAATGGCCTTGACAACCCGTGTTTGAAAGAGAAGGATGATGACAGTGAAGATGAGGAAGAGCTTACTATGGACTTTTCAAAACTCCACTTGGGTGCCAGTGAATGTGACACGAGTACCTTGGATGGCCTTCAGCCTGTTCCTGACAAGACGTGCGAAGTATCCACGGAGAACCCCGAAATAGCATTTTGTACTCTGGCAAACAGGGAAGAGCTGAACCCTGAGGAAGATTCAATTCATCACTGTTTGTATCAATTTACCCGTAATGAAACACTTTCTGAGACCAATAAACTGCTGTGTGATGTGTGTACACAAAGGCATTGTGGACCAAAGAACAACATAAAAA gtGAAAAGAAGTGTGTTTATACTAACGCCAAAAAGCAGATGCTCATCTCTCTAGCTCCTCCAATTTTAACCCTTCATTTGAAGAGGTTTCAGCAG GCTGGATTTAATCTGCAGAAGGTTAACAGGCATATCAAGTTCCCAGAAGTGATAGACTTGGCTCCTTTCTGTACAGCTAAATGTAAA AACGTGGCTGAAGGGAATACAAAGGTCTTGTACTCTCTCTATGGAGTTGTTGAACACAGTGGAACAATGAGGTCTGGGCACTACACTGCCTATGTTAAAATGAGAGCTATGAACAGCCACCTCTCTGATCTTGTCCTTCGAGGACAATCTCAAG cTTTAGAAACTGAGCCAGTCAAAGGTCAGTGGTTTCACATCAGTGATACTCACGTACAACCAGTCTCTGTGTCCAAAGTGCTGAGCTCCCAAGCCTATCTTCTGTTCTATGAGAGGCTCCTGTAA
- the USP16 gene encoding ubiquitin carboxyl-terminal hydrolase 16 isoform X1, whose protein sequence is MGKKRIKGKTAQSDESPDILKPVCKHIPKGVDQGHVRKALQNVDWHVCQDCQADSKTQEKAEEEETDEGPSIWLCLKCGHRGCGRNSPDQHALKHYETPRSDPHCLVLSLDNWSVWCYLCDNEVPYKTSSLLGQTVDFVRKQVGIDSSHAVEKQENKEVENKKIEKDSKNEQEKEVSLEKNPHSTANGEVTVKGLSNLGNTCFFNAVMQNLSQTPALRELLKEAKMPGTTVQIDSPDLCKEPQLIKLDQPGPLTLAMHQFVTEMQETKKGVVTPKELFAQVCKKAIRFKGYQQQDSHELLRYLLDGMRAEEIQQISVGILKALSDSNSQNEELKKKIKEYEKKKGIQSFVDRIFGGELTSTIMCEECRTVSLVHESFLDLSLPVLDVQKVKITKRENIKKNKEKEYEEDKISDHYLKQKDEPPGTSKHLQKKAKKQARKQAKSQRRQQKLHGKMLHLTDLCATEQPERDVEYNQESETEISSEILGKKQEEEPSHDCKDHCLTKKDLSMQGNSTEIQSRHENTGEPEQECEENESLTDLCMEGTDSPVKFVNGLDNPCLKEKDDDSEDEEELTMDFSKLHLGASECDTSTLDGLQPVPDKTCEVSTENPEIAFCTLANREELNPEEDSIHHCLYQFTRNETLSETNKLLCDVCTQRHCGPKNNIKSEKKCVYTNAKKQMLISLAPPILTLHLKRFQQAGFNLQKVNRHIKFPEVIDLAPFCTAKCKNVAEGNTKVLYSLYGVVEHSGTMRSGHYTAYVKMRAMNSHLSDLVLRGQSQALETEPVKGQWFHISDTHVQPVSVSKVLSSQAYLLFYERLL, encoded by the exons ATGGGAAAGAAACGCATCAAAGGCAAAACTGCACAGTCTGATGAGTCTCCGGATATACTGA AACCTGTGTGCAAGCATATTCCTAAAGGAGTGGACCAAGGGCATGTGAGAAAGGCCCTGCAGAATGTGGACTGGCATGTTTGTCAGGACTGCCAGGCAGACAGCAAGACACaagagaaggctgaggaggaggagactgATGAAGGCCCTTCCATATGGTTATGCCTCAAATGTGGCCATAGG GGCTGTGGCAGAAATTCTCCAGACCAGCATGCTTTAAAGCATTATGAAACACCAAGATCAGATCCCCACTGTTTGGTTCTCAGTTTGGACAACTGGAGTGTGTG GTGCTACCTATGTGATAATGAAGTTCCATATAAAACTTCAAGCCTTTTGGGCCAGACTGTGGATTTTGTTAGAAAACAAGTTGGTATTGACTCATCACATGCAG tagaaaaacaagagaacaaagaagttgaaaataaaaaaatagaaaaagacagcaaaaatgagcaagaaaaagaagtttcacttgaaaaaaatcctcattcaACTGCAAATGGAGAAGTCACTGTGAAAGGACTTAGTAACTTGGGGAATACATGTTTCTTTAATGCAGTGATGCAG AATTTATCACAAACTCCAGCCCTGAGGGAGCTGCTTAAAGAAGCTAAAATGCCTGGCACAACAGTTCAAATTGACTCGCCTGACCTGTGCAAG GAACCTCAGCTAATAAAACTAGATCAGCCAGGTCCTTTAACACTAGCCATGCATCAGTTTGTGACAGAAATGCAAGAGACAAAAAAAGGGGTGGTGACTCCTAAGGAACTTTTTGCTCAGGTTTGTAAGAA GGCAATACGATTCAAAGGTTATCAACAGCAAGACAGTCATGAATTGCTTCGTTACTTACTTGACGGAATGAGAGCAGAAGAAATCCAG CAAATAAGTGTTGGAATACTAAAGGCGCTGAGTGACTCTAACAGCCAAAATGAagaacttaaaaagaaaattaaag aatatgaaaagaaaaagggtaTACAAAGTTTTGTAGATCGAATCTTTGGTGGAGAATTAACCAGCACAATTATGTGTGAGGAATGCAGAACT GTATCCTTGGTCCATGAGTCTTTCCTTGATTTGTCACTTCCTGTACTAGATGTTCAG aaagtgaaaattacaaagagagaaaacattaaaaaaaacaaagaaaaggagtatGAAGAGGATAAAATCAGTGACCATTACCTTAAGCAGAAAGATGAGCCCCCTGGTACGAGTAAGCACCttcagaaaaaagcaaaaaaacaggCCAGAAAACAAGCCAAG AGCCAACGCCGGCAGCAAAAACTTCACGGAAAGATGCTTCACCTGACAGATCTCTGCGCCACCGAACAGCCAGAGAGAGATGTGGAGTACAACCAAGAATCAGAGACTGAAATAAGCTCTGAAATTCTTGGTAAGAAGCAAGAAGAGGAACCATCACATGATTGCAAAGATCACTGCTTAACTAAGAAAGACTTGAGCATGCAGGGAAATAGCACAGAAATTCAGAGCAGGCATGAAAACACAGGAGAGCCAGAACAAGAGTGTGAAGAGAACGAGTCTCTCACGGATCTGTGTATGGAAGGCACAGATTCTCCTGTGAAGTTTGTCAATGGCCTTGACAACCCGTGTTTGAAAGAGAAGGATGATGACAGTGAAGATGAGGAAGAGCTTACTATGGACTTTTCAAAACTCCACTTGGGTGCCAGTGAATGTGACACGAGTACCTTGGATGGCCTTCAGCCTGTTCCTGACAAGACGTGCGAAGTATCCACGGAGAACCCCGAAATAGCATTTTGTACTCTGGCAAACAGGGAAGAGCTGAACCCTGAGGAAGATTCAATTCATCACTGTTTGTATCAATTTACCCGTAATGAAACACTTTCTGAGACCAATAAACTGCTGTGTGATGTGTGTACACAAAGGCATTGTGGACCAAAGAACAACATAAAAA gtGAAAAGAAGTGTGTTTATACTAACGCCAAAAAGCAGATGCTCATCTCTCTAGCTCCTCCAATTTTAACCCTTCATTTGAAGAGGTTTCAGCAG GCTGGATTTAATCTGCAGAAGGTTAACAGGCATATCAAGTTCCCAGAAGTGATAGACTTGGCTCCTTTCTGTACAGCTAAATGTAAA AACGTGGCTGAAGGGAATACAAAGGTCTTGTACTCTCTCTATGGAGTTGTTGAACACAGTGGAACAATGAGGTCTGGGCACTACACTGCCTATGTTAAAATGAGAGCTATGAACAGCCACCTCTCTGATCTTGTCCTTCGAGGACAATCTCAAG cTTTAGAAACTGAGCCAGTCAAAGGTCAGTGGTTTCACATCAGTGATACTCACGTACAACCAGTCTCTGTGTCCAAAGTGCTGAGCTCCCAAGCCTATCTTCTGTTCTATGAGAGGCTCCTGTAA